The sequence below is a genomic window from Microcebus murinus isolate Inina chromosome 4, M.murinus_Inina_mat1.0, whole genome shotgun sequence.
tttattcTACCTAGGAATTTCTTCTCATTTACTCAATAAGCATTTCTGGAATATGCACACTGGCCCAGGCACTGGATTTGGAGCTGTGAATGTTACTGTGTCTGCCCCAAGTGGCTTACAGTAGAGAGGCGGGAGGAGGCTGCACTCGAGCATTCCCAAAGGCGGCTGCTGGGTGCAATGACAGCAGCAAGCGTAATGCCAAGGAAACATCTCACCAACCCACAGGGGTCGTGCGGACTGCCCCTCGGGGAGGCCACCCGTTCTGGGAGCTGAGGGGTACGTGGGAGTCACCAGGCAGTGCTGAGCTCTGGGAGAACAGCCCTGGCAGAGGAGCCGCCGGCCAGGGGCAGGGCAAACACAGACCCCTGAGTTCCTGGAGTGCAGATGAGACCAAGGACAACAGATTAGGGTGGAGGAGTAAATAGGGACCAGATTAAAAAGAGTCCCTGTGCTATGTCAAGGATCTGGGACTTATCTTAAAGTCTAGAAGGATTTTAGACATGGGACTATCATGGActgtctttacattttaaaaagatcattctgaATAAAAAGAGAGACTGCAAACAAATATTGAACTCTAGTTAATGACATGCAGGCTTGAATTATTTAGGAAAAAGTACACTGATGTCtacaatttactttgaaatgcataaaaAGTAAGATTGAAGGCTGGATAGTGGCACGGATGGCTGGCTACACATAACAGAAAATATAGTAAGATGGTAATGGTAACATCTAAGTGGCGGGTACATGGAAGTCCCATTGTAAAATTCTCTCAACTTTCCTTATGTCTGAAAATGTTCCTAATAAGATACCGGGAGATTAGATCATTCTGGCCGCTGTCTGAACACAGCTCTGGAAATGGGCGAGAGAACCAGCTAGAAGGTTGTGTTGTAGTGAGTGAGACAACAGCTGATCATAATGGGGAAATAGGAATTAAAAAGTTTGAATTCAAGAGATACTTAGAGAGTTACATCAACAGCTTTGGCAATCAGATggacacagagggaaggaagaagtaaGGCTAATCCACACCTGTTTTACCTGCCCTGGCTGGAAACCAAATAAGAGTTTAGATAAGAAGAGCCAATGGATTTAGATGTGAGAAGGACTCGTGAGACCCACTGAGAACTCCGAATCACTGGAGTAGCCCCAGCTGGCCTCTGGCAGCAGCTTCTCTCCGCCAGACTCCTGGTGCTGGTTCTTTCCTTCTTGGTCTGTCCGAACTCAGTGGGCTTCAGCCCCTTGGGTGACCTCGTGACAGGGGAGTGGGGAGAGTCATCTCTGCCTAGCATCCCTGTGGCCCCAAACCAGCCCtcaccctcctcatcctcccccaGAGCCCTCGGACCACTGCTGTACCTCTTCTCTTGGCAACTTGAGTGTTCTGTTTTGttgtagagttttgtttttttcttttttaaagaataaaattgttttggatCAGCCGCTTCAAATGGCTTCATCCACAGCCAGCTTTGATTTATCATCTTTCAGTAGGAAAACAGATTTCTCTGGAAGACTCAGTCACAATAAGGCAAAAATGAGCTTTGCTTTAAGGGCTACAAACTGCCTCTCCCGGGAGCAGATGCGGGGCGGCCTGATGGTTCTTTGAAAGGCAGCGGTAATTCCTCCCGCCTGCCTCCACCTGCATCTGCGCTGCTGTAATTTTAGCTCATTTCCTGCCGCTTTGTCCTAGAGATTGTTAGCAACTCGCTCCTTGTCCTTCCCTCCGTAGGAAGGACAGTTAGCAGAGGACCTGTTTTCCATTTCGGTAATTACTTCTGTGATTCATTTCTGGACTCTTGACCCTGTCACGTCCACAAGCCATTTTAAGGTAACGTTAACCCCCAAATCTCTTACCCCTCCGAGGCTAACAGCTCCCTGAGTATTTGTGAGGAATTGAACAGGACATGAGAGCCCGCTTCTCGCCCCGCCAAGCGGACACCCTTGTGACAGTACTCATGCTATAGCGATGTCATGACCATTTGGAATCTGACCCTAAAGAGGAGACTCCTGGCTCTGCTTAAGGTGGGgaccagggaggctgggctggtAACCAACACTGTTTCTAGATAAAGCCGACACGTGCCTCCCAACACAGACATAATCTGATTatgacatttaacttttttttttttttaacacactgactaccacactagaaaaaaaaagtttttttccttgaggccatagtgttttattatgaaaatagaataagaacttcagaaacaaaatgattctttttagtttaatgaagaatttgattttttattgttttctgtgcatgaattatatgtaacttgaaaaatagttctcactaATGCTGATTCTTcactgagaagagaaaaaggaaaatgaaataaaaagtataaagaaaaaataaaaaataaattaaaagaaagaaaaatagttctcacgactcccaaggtgaagagacatgtgagttatatatgcttcacgaggccccgcCCGgactcaaaactagcgtgagttaaatgcaactcacATGACAATTAATATGtgttaaaaagcatattttactTGAGACCCAGGCAGCAGCTACTCTTTTAGTCCTGGAGGTCTCCCCCACACCTGGTTCTTAAGCTTCAGATAAGGAGTCGTGTATACTCGAATTCAGATCCTAGCTCTGCCACGCccagctgagcctcagtttccccacagcTGAAACAAGAAAGGTGTTCACTCTGAGGGTTGTTTTGAAACATCAGACCATGTACAGATAGCACCAGCCCAGTGCCTGGGTCCTTGTCTGTACTTAGTACTCAGTGGCTGTGATTACCCAGGTGTGGAAAAGGTCATTTTCCAACATGATGATAATACACGCTTTGCACATCAACTGTGTAGCTGAACAACACAgagtgtgctttatttttttcagttaaagaatgctttaagtgttttgttttaatttcctatgTATCAATAAAACTTCAGTGACTTTAGCTACTACTTTTTTAGAGAAGGAACTtgttataaaaacagacaaagaaataGGCTGCTTTTCCAGTATTTTCATCATCTTTGGGATTTTCCCAAGAGTCCTGTCCAAGTTTCCAGTCTCTTAGTTGAGATGGATATTCTTGTGAATATTATCACTGCCGAGAACACTTGTAGAATATTTCACAGGAATGTCGTCCCGCGGTGCTAAGggagtctctttctttctttctttctgttgttttttttttttttttttgtggattgtgaagggattttttttggttttgtttgctttcGCTTTGATCATAGTTTAAATTTTTGGGTCTCCAAGGCCACACTTCATCTCTGCATCCTGCTGGGCCTGCCCTCCTGCAGGAACCTTAGCTCCTGTGGGCTGTGGGAGGACACTGATACTCAGACCACCAGGTGACAGAGCTGATGAAGGGGGAAATAGAGCCGTGGaaccagggaggagggagagggctcagagaagaaaagaatagaatcCAAACCATTAAGATTCACTCTGTGCTAGGTGCAATGCCAAGTTGTTCTTTTTATgaactttctctttaatttctttttcccaacAATCCCATTACAACTCCcttcacaggtggggaaactgacaGAGAGTCTGAGTAATTTTCTCAAGGTCAGCCAGCTAGTGAGCAGCAGAGCTGAGAGTTGAACCCGGTATCTGATTGAAGAACCCCAGATCTTACCCAACATAGAGCCTCTGTTTCTCTTGAAACACTCTTGAAACCCATGGGAGGCCTGTTGGGTCAGACTGTTTAACTGGAAACACCTGGAGCTCTGCTCCTGCACCTGGGCCTAGTAGAAAGCGGATTGGGTATTAAATGGGTGGGATCACGGAACTCCCCTCAGCCTCGCGtctctgggggagggagggagcacctGGAAGCTCCTGCCTTTAAAGTGAGTACGAAGAGCATACGGTGAGTATGCCCCTAGAAGGGGcatcctctttcctcttttcacCTAATGTACTtgattctataaaaaaaatcacctgagCTCGAAACTGGTGCCATGGAGAGAGATCAGGCTTAGATTTAGTCTCAAGGATGGGCTCTAACAAGGGCAGAGGGCTAGGGTCTTCATCTTCATGATGTTTGAGGTTCAAAATTCAGGCTAGAAGTTTCCAGTTTCGCCATGATGGGCCCAGGACAGGCTTCTGCCAGGCCTGAGGGACTGGGGCAGCCATGGGCTCCTGGATGGTGCAGGCTGAGGGGGGCCTGTTTCCTAAGGGGCTGGATACTTGAGGCAGGAGGCTCCTCTGTCTTTTTGGTTTCTGTCTCCCTTTCCACTCTCCACCATTGCCACTACTATCCCGATCAGAGTTGGAAATAGACTTAACAAACACCAAAGGAGAGGTTGTTCTTGCCCCTGTGATGGGGATGGGCTTTGGATGTGGAAGCCTCCTCCCGTGACTCATGCCGGCGTGTATACCTGGCTCCCAGGGGCCGGCAAGGCCCCCAGCACTTGGCTGCCCCAGCCTCGCGCTCAGGATGGGTGTGAGATGGGTTGAAGCTGGCAGAAGCAGAACTGCTCTAGAGGAAAGGGTTCTGGctaggggaaagggaggggacaCATGGCTCTTAGGACCTTTGGACCTTGCTTGGACCTGGACCCCTCATAGAGGCTAGAGTTGGGGTCAACACTCAAGGATTGCATTGGCCACACTACCCAGTCCCACCTTGCCCTTTGGCCCCAAGGGCAGTCTGGTTATTGGACATCTGGTTCAGTTACTCAGCCAGCATTTGGAGGCTTGATGTGGGCCAAGACTAAAGCTCTGAATTTCCATGGAGTAAGAGAGGCTGCCTCCAAGGAGAGAAGGGCTGGGAAGTCCCCCAGGGAAGGCTGGAACCCCTCTTCCTCTAACTCTCACCTTAGGGCTggtctcttcccctctctgggcttcagtttctgcCTTTATACaatggttgggggtggggggtggagtcAGACCTCCAAGGGTTATTCCAACCGACGCGGCATTCTGTTATGTTGCCTCAGATAGAAGGTCCCAGGAGCAGGCAGAGTGTGACAGTCACTTGAGGGAGACTTGAAGCCCATCTTCCCTCTTcagtgcctgggctggggaagagCATGGGGTGGGACTGTCCTCTCTAATGAGTGAGCGGCATGCCTCTTCTCTCTGCAGCAGGCCATGGCACGGTGGTGGCAGCTCCTGCTAGGTTTGTGGACAGTCATGCCCACTTGGGCTGGGGACGAGCTGCTCAACGTCTGCATGAATGCCAGACACCACAAGAGAAAGCCCAGCCCAGAAGACAAGCTCTATGAGGAGGTAGTACGGAGGCAAGACCTGGCCTGGGGGTGAAAAGGGGGCTTCTTTGGCAGATCAGGGAAGGGACCCAAATGCCAAGATGGTCTCTAGACCCCTTCAACCATGATAGTTTGGTTCCTTGGGTTGGGATTTGAGCAAAGGCAGCTGGAGAGAGGCTATACCTTTTTGATACTGTAAGAGCCAAGTGATTCAAAGTGCTCATCTCTGAGCTGCTCCAGCCACTTGGGGCACAGGGTCAGATGGTGACCTCAGAGGCCTGTGTTGGTTCAGTGTGGATTAAAACAAGCCTTCTCACCAACAGACCCTGAGAAAACATGACCTAAGTGACCCCTTCCCAACTCCTAAAGGCAGTTGCCAGGGGTGTGGGAAGAGGAGCAGAGCTGGCATTTAGCCTGAGTCCCTCCACCCAGTGCAACCCCAGATTCCCCTGGGTCTCACTGGGCCTCCTCCGTCTGTCTGCTTTTCCCCAAAAGGCCTCTGCTGCCTAGGAGCTGAGACCCCAGAAGTTATGTTCCCAGACGACTGCAGCAGCCTGTGGCAGGGAGGTTGGGGTGCAGGTGCCTCTGGCCTTTGGCAGAATGTTGGTAGAGGTTATCAAGGTTGCTCCTGTACAGGGGCTTACTGGCTAAAGCCATCCCACTTGCTCAGGCCTTCTCCTAAGGGACACTTTCATCTGCCAACCTTCTGCCCTTGACACTCACCAGCCCCTGCCTCTACTCCCTGTGCCTTTGGCTTCTTCCTCCACCTCCAGTGCCTCCCCTGGAAGGACAACGCCTGCTGCACGGCCGAGACAAGCTGGGAAGCCCACCTGGATGTGTCCCCGCTCTACAACTTCAGCAGGATTCACTGTGGACTCTTGATGCCGGGCTGCCAGAAGCACTTCATCCAGGCCACGTGCTTCTACGAGTGCTCTCCGAACCTGGGGCCTTGGATCCGGCCGGTGACAAGCCTGGGGCagaaggcaggggtgggaggggcagggcacagATTTGTGCAATGCCCTGTTACTAAGCTGGAATTTTCATCTGACCCCTTGCTGGCATCTCCAGGATGCTAGGAGGAACAGGCAGTGCTGTCCCTTCTGGATAAGAGCAGAGCCAGCGGCCCCTGCTAGAGAACAGCTGGTGGGGACAGTGGTCTGATGAGAACAGTGGGATGAGGGGCTGCCACCCAGGGAGGCTGGTGGAGTTAGATAGACCTAAGTTTGAATCCCATCTTCTGTACCTACTAGCTGTTCAGCCTGGGAGAAAACTAATCTCTTAGCCTCCttgttctcacttgtaaaataATACCTAGAGACTATAAAAGACATGTACAGATGGCACCCAGCATGAGTACCATGGTAGCTATTGGCAGTCTCCAAACCTCTGCTGTAATATCCTGTCTCTTGTTATGCACGCAACAGGCAGCCCGGGGCCGGCAAGGAGAACGCGTGGTGGACGTGCCACTGTGCCGGGAGGACTGCGAGGAGTGGTGGGAGGACTGCCGCTGGTCGTACACCTGCAAATCCAACTGGCTCAGCGGCTGGGACTGGAGTCAGGGTGAGgggtggggccggggctggggaggtgggccCCTGGGTGGCCCCGGGCGGTCACAGgtgtgggggaggtggggtggggagggcagtggaAGTCAGCTGTCTACCCCCGGTGCCCACAGGGAAGAACCGCTGCCCCCCAAAGGCCCGGTGCCTCCCTTTCCCCCACTACTTCCCCACCCCGGCCGACCTGTGCGAGAAGGTTTGGAGCAACTCCTTCAGGGCGAGCCCGGAGCACCAGCACAGTGGGCGATGTCTCCAGAAGTGGTTTCAGCCTGCCCAGGACAACCCCAACGAGGCCGTGGCCCGCCTCTTCGCCAACCCTGCCCCATcctgggaactctcctacacGCTTGCGGCCTTCTCTCTGCTCCTGTCCTTCCTTTCCTGAAGGCCCCATCTCCTCCCACCCACACCCCTGTGCTCCCCACCATCTGCGAACCAGGCCAGGCCTAGGCCATGTCCCTCCTCAGGCCCTCCCCTGGCATGGGCAGcacaggctggggctgggtgggacGTTGAGGCTGCAGCGGCTGGTGGGAGCCCTGCACATTCCTTCCCAGGCCCCTCTGCTGCTCTGGTTGGCCTTAGCCCAGCTGGGTGGCAGCTAAGGGCTGGGAGTGCCAAGGTgacctgccccctcctgcctttAGGGATGGGGGCTGTGATGGGACTGCAGGCCCTTCCCATCCATGGTAGAGCTGGTGGTGACAGCCCGGCCTCCCCTGCTGTGAGAGCCTGCAATAAAATGGCAGTGGGTGCACATGTAttttgcttggaaaaaaaaaaaaatggcagtggGCCTTTCCTCTACTTTGACCAGCGTGTCTTTGTTCTATGGGCAGATATCCAAGGTGCACAAAGAGAAAGCCAGTTTGCCTACCGCTAAAGCCTTAAAGTTAAGTCGTTACATACCTAACAATTATGAACCTCTCAGTAATCTGCC
It includes:
- the IZUMO1R gene encoding sperm-egg fusion protein Juno is translated as MARWWQLLLGLWTVMPTWAGDELLNVCMNARHHKRKPSPEDKLYEECLPWKDNACCTAETSWEAHLDVSPLYNFSRIHCGLLMPGCQKHFIQATCFYECSPNLGPWIRPVTSLGQKAARGRQGERVVDVPLCREDCEEWWEDCRWSYTCKSNWLSGWDWSQGKNRCPPKARCLPFPHYFPTPADLCEKVWSNSFRASPEHQHSGRCLQKWFQPAQDNPNEAVARLFANPAPSWELSYTLAAFSLLLSFLS